From Bacillus sp. FSL K6-3431, the proteins below share one genomic window:
- a CDS encoding ClpP family protease, translated as MDSEPNKEVEEKPSGIIEKIQQLGQTNVPQLSPDANIHCLTIIGQIEGHMQLPPQNKTTKYEHIIPQLVAIEQNPKIEGLLVVLNTVGGDVEAGLAISEMISTLSKPSVSLVLGGGHSIGVPIAVSCTYSFIAETATMTIHPIRLTGLVIGVPQSFEYMDKMQERVVKFVTKNSRISEEVFKNLMFEKGNLTRDIGTNVIGEDAVKSGLIDEVGGLGKALIKLNQLIDMQSKSTGMEEIIQ; from the coding sequence ATGGACAGCGAACCGAATAAAGAAGTGGAAGAAAAGCCGTCAGGGATTATTGAAAAAATTCAACAGCTTGGCCAAACGAATGTACCACAGCTTTCTCCCGATGCAAATATTCATTGCTTAACAATTATTGGACAAATAGAAGGGCATATGCAATTACCACCGCAAAATAAGACGACAAAATATGAGCATATTATTCCTCAACTTGTAGCTATTGAACAAAATCCGAAAATAGAAGGATTACTTGTGGTATTAAATACTGTTGGTGGCGATGTAGAAGCAGGTTTAGCTATCTCAGAAATGATCTCCACTCTTTCGAAACCAAGTGTTTCATTAGTTCTAGGTGGCGGTCATTCTATAGGTGTCCCAATAGCGGTTTCATGTACTTATTCTTTTATCGCGGAGACCGCCACAATGACGATTCATCCCATAAGATTAACTGGACTGGTCATTGGCGTTCCTCAATCTTTCGAATATATGGATAAAATGCAGGAAAGAGTAGTAAAGTTTGTTACGAAGAATTCCCGTATTTCTGAAGAAGTCTTTAAAAATTTAATGTTTGAAAAGGGTAATTTGACACGTGACATAGGAACGAATGTCATTGGAGAAGACGCAGTAAAATCCGGCTTGATTGATGAAGTAGGTGGTTTAGGTAAAGCTTTAATAAAACTAAATCAACTAATTGATATG
- a CDS encoding ribonuclease J has product MTKIKNELIKIIPLGGVGEIGKNMYVVEVDSEIFVIDAGLMFPENEMLGIDIVIPDTTWLEDQQDRIKGIFLTHGHEDAIGALPYILQKIKAPVYGSRLTIALAREKMKEYGMKTNVQFNTIKSNSKLRFDGVTVSFFHTTHSIPDSLGVCIHTSEGRIVHTGDFKFDQAATGLYRSEIGKMASMGDAGVLCLLSDSTEAEHPGFTPSESVTALELSNAFHAAPGRIIVACFASNFIRIQQALNAAAENGRKVAIVGKSIEKGFEIALKLGYISVEDKELIIPAKQISKYDDQQIVIISTGTMGEPFEALKKMAGKNHKDVSIKKGDTVLIAATPSAGLETVMAKTIDSLYRAGAVVSSTKRKVHVSGHGSQEDLKLMLNLMRPKYFIPIQGEYRMLISHSKLAQEIGMSKEQIFIPGKGEVIEYKNGKMSAGNRVTAGNVLIDGIGVGDVGNIVLRDRKLLSQDGIFTVVVTLDKKNKKIASGPEIISRGFVYVRESEQLIEESANIVRKIVEETVSADAFDWSSIKQDIRDKLNHFLYEKTKRRPMILPIIMEV; this is encoded by the coding sequence TTGACGAAAATAAAAAATGAATTAATTAAGATTATACCACTTGGAGGGGTGGGGGAAATTGGGAAAAACATGTACGTCGTCGAAGTTGACTCGGAGATTTTTGTAATCGACGCTGGACTGATGTTCCCAGAAAACGAAATGCTTGGCATTGATATCGTTATCCCCGACACAACTTGGCTTGAGGATCAGCAGGATCGGATTAAAGGCATATTCTTAACGCATGGACACGAAGATGCAATAGGCGCATTACCGTATATTCTACAAAAGATCAAGGCTCCTGTTTATGGCTCAAGATTGACGATTGCTTTAGCAAGAGAAAAAATGAAAGAATACGGTATGAAAACAAATGTTCAATTTAATACAATTAAATCTAATTCTAAATTGAGATTTGATGGTGTAACTGTTTCATTCTTCCATACGACACATAGCATTCCAGATTCATTAGGTGTGTGCATTCATACATCTGAAGGTAGGATTGTTCATACTGGAGATTTTAAATTTGACCAAGCTGCTACAGGTTTGTACCGTTCAGAGATAGGAAAAATGGCTAGCATGGGTGATGCGGGGGTACTTTGCTTACTTTCAGATAGTACGGAAGCTGAACATCCTGGATTTACACCTTCCGAATCTGTAACGGCGCTTGAATTGTCAAATGCGTTTCATGCAGCACCAGGTCGAATTATTGTTGCTTGCTTTGCATCCAATTTTATTAGAATTCAACAAGCTTTGAATGCGGCAGCCGAGAATGGACGTAAGGTTGCAATTGTAGGAAAAAGTATTGAAAAAGGTTTTGAAATTGCTCTTAAATTGGGTTATATATCTGTAGAAGATAAAGAATTAATCATTCCTGCTAAACAAATTTCCAAATATGACGATCAACAGATTGTTATTATTTCAACAGGTACGATGGGAGAGCCATTTGAGGCATTGAAAAAAATGGCTGGAAAAAATCATAAAGATGTATCCATTAAAAAAGGGGACACAGTTCTAATTGCTGCGACACCATCTGCAGGTTTGGAAACAGTAATGGCTAAAACCATCGATTCGTTATACAGAGCAGGGGCAGTAGTCAGTTCTACAAAAAGAAAAGTCCATGTTTCCGGACATGGTAGTCAAGAAGATTTGAAATTAATGTTGAATCTAATGAGGCCTAAATACTTTATTCCGATTCAAGGTGAATATAGAATGCTTATTTCTCATTCTAAATTAGCGCAAGAAATCGGAATGTCGAAGGAACAGATTTTTATTCCCGGTAAAGGTGAAGTAATTGAATATAAAAATGGGAAAATGAGTGCAGGCAATCGTGTCACAGCTGGAAATGTTCTAATAGATGGGATTGGTGTAGGGGACGTTGGAAATATTGTTCTCAGAGATCGTAAACTACTATCTCAAGATGGAATTTTTACAGTGGTTGTCACGTTGGATAAGAAAAACAAAAAAATTGCATCAGGACCTGAAATAATATCACGAGGATTCGTTTATGTACGCGAGTCAGAACAATTGATCGAAGAGTCGGCTAACATCGTCAGGAAAATCGTTGAGGAAACAGTTTCAGCCGATGCTTTTGATTGGTCAAGCATTAAGCAAGACATTCGGGATAAACTAAATCACTTTTTATATGAAAAAACAAAAAGACGTCCAATGATTCTACCGATCATTATGGAAGTATAA
- the dapA gene encoding 4-hydroxy-tetrahydrodipicolinate synthase, which produces MVHFGRVSTAMVTPFDNKGNIDFQKTSKLVNHLISNGTDSLVVGGTTGESPTLSTEEKTALFRHVLKATDGRVPVIAGTGSNNTYASIELTKQAEEAGVDAVMLVAPYYNKPNQAGLYEHFYTIAKATTLPVMVYNIPGRSAVNILPETMIELAKVDNIVAVKEASGDLNAMAEIISETEDDFMLYSGDDGLALPVMAIGGNGVVSVASHVIGNELQEMIRLFTMGNHKDAATLHRKLLPVIRGLFQAPNPTPVKTALQMSGFDVGSVRLPLVPLNEQERSNLAILLKALK; this is translated from the coding sequence ATGGTTCATTTTGGCCGTGTATCAACTGCAATGGTTACTCCTTTCGATAATAAAGGAAATATTGACTTTCAAAAAACGTCAAAACTCGTTAACCATTTGATTAGTAATGGTACGGACTCTTTAGTTGTAGGTGGAACGACAGGCGAATCGCCTACATTATCTACAGAGGAAAAAACTGCTCTATTCCGTCACGTTTTGAAAGCTACAGATGGTCGTGTACCAGTTATTGCTGGGACTGGTAGCAATAATACGTATGCTTCCATTGAACTGACAAAACAGGCGGAAGAAGCCGGTGTAGATGCAGTTATGCTTGTTGCTCCATATTATAATAAGCCGAATCAGGCTGGCTTATACGAGCACTTTTATACGATTGCAAAGGCAACGACATTACCGGTAATGGTTTATAATATTCCGGGCAGATCAGCAGTCAATATTTTGCCAGAGACAATGATTGAACTTGCTAAGGTAGATAATATTGTGGCGGTAAAAGAAGCAAGTGGAGATTTAAATGCAATGGCTGAAATTATTTCCGAAACGGAAGATGATTTCATGCTTTACAGTGGAGATGATGGTTTAGCATTGCCAGTTATGGCGATCGGCGGAAATGGTGTAGTTTCTGTTGCAAGTCATGTAATAGGTAATGAGTTGCAAGAAATGATTCGTTTATTTACAATGGGCAATCATAAAGATGCAGCCACACTTCATAGAAAGCTATTGCCTGTCATAAGGGGATTGTTTCAAGCACCAAATCCTACACCAGTTAAAACGGCATTGCAAATGTCTGGGTTTGATGTTGGCTCAGTTAGACTTCCACTCGTTCCACTCAATGAGCAAGAAAGATCTAATTTAGCAATATTGCTAAAAGCCCTTAAATGA
- the dapG gene encoding aspartate kinase, whose protein sequence is MKLIVQKFGGTSVQNSETRQHAMNHIRRAIEQGYKAVVVVSAMGRQGDPYATDTLLSLVGGKNTVLNNREQDMLLSCGETISSVVFTQALKENGIKSTAMTGAQAGFITNNEHTNAKILEMKCGRLLQELETHDVVVVAGFQGAAKNGDITTIGRGGSDTTAAALGAAVNAEWIDIFTDVNGMMTADPRIVSNARPLKVVTYNEVSNMAFQGAKVIHPRAVEIAMQAKIPIRIRSTYSDAPGTLVTTINKHQEFDIRERLVTGIAYVPNVSQIKVAAKEGQYNLQTEVFKAMATENISVDFINISPNGVLFTVAESVSARAISALRECGYTPSIEENCAKVSVVGAGISGVPGVTAKIVTALSEKDIRILQSADSHTTIWVLVSGNDLTEAVNALHNVFQLQEEEEQSTMMNDR, encoded by the coding sequence ATGAAATTAATCGTCCAAAAGTTTGGTGGAACATCGGTTCAAAATTCAGAGACGCGGCAACATGCTATGAACCATATTCGAAGGGCGATTGAGCAAGGGTATAAGGCAGTAGTCGTCGTTTCTGCGATGGGAAGACAAGGTGACCCATATGCGACAGATACTTTATTGTCGCTCGTTGGAGGAAAAAATACGGTTCTAAATAATAGAGAACAAGATATGCTTCTATCTTGCGGTGAAACAATTTCAAGTGTTGTTTTTACACAGGCACTGAAAGAAAATGGAATCAAGTCCACGGCAATGACAGGAGCGCAAGCCGGTTTTATCACAAACAATGAACATACAAATGCAAAAATATTAGAAATGAAATGTGGACGTCTATTGCAAGAATTGGAAACACACGATGTGGTTGTAGTTGCAGGTTTTCAAGGGGCAGCGAAAAATGGTGATATTACAACGATTGGTCGGGGTGGCAGTGATACAACAGCAGCTGCATTAGGGGCAGCTGTAAACGCAGAGTGGATTGATATTTTCACTGATGTAAATGGTATGATGACTGCAGACCCAAGGATCGTTAGCAATGCTCGTCCATTAAAAGTTGTTACTTATAATGAAGTAAGTAACATGGCTTTTCAAGGCGCAAAGGTAATTCACCCAAGAGCAGTGGAAATTGCCATGCAAGCGAAAATTCCAATTAGAATCAGGTCCACATATTCGGATGCACCAGGCACGCTTGTCACAACGATTAATAAACATCAAGAGTTTGATATTCGAGAGCGTTTAGTGACTGGAATTGCGTATGTACCTAATGTTTCCCAAATAAAAGTTGCAGCAAAGGAAGGGCAATATAATCTTCAGACAGAAGTTTTTAAAGCAATGGCTACTGAAAATATTAGCGTTGACTTTATTAATATTTCTCCAAATGGAGTCTTATTTACTGTCGCGGAATCTGTATCTGCCCGGGCAATCTCGGCACTAAGAGAATGCGGATATACTCCTTCTATAGAGGAAAACTGTGCAAAGGTTTCCGTAGTTGGAGCGGGAATTTCTGGTGTCCCAGGTGTCACTGCTAAAATAGTGACGGCACTTTCCGAGAAAGACATTCGTATCCTCCAATCTGCTGATAGCCACACGACTATTTGGGTTCTTGTAAGTGGAAATGACTTAACTGAAGCCGTTAATGCACTGCATAATGTGTTTCAACTGCAAGAAGAAGAAGAACAAAGTACAATGATGAATGATAGATAG
- the asd gene encoding aspartate-semialdehyde dehydrogenase has translation MSNIQGYHLAIMGATGAVGQQILKTLENRDFPIKKLTLLSSARSAGTVIKFKDEKITVQEAVPEAFEGVDIALFSAGGSISEKFAPEAVKRGAIVVDNTSAFRMDPDVPLVVPEVNETAVLKHKGIIANPNCSTIQMVAALEPIRKEFGLEKVVVSTYQAVSGAGAAAINEMKEQAAAILNEQEFSPQILPVGGADKHYQIAFNVIPQIDQFADNGYTLEEMKMINETKKIMEMPGLKVAATCVRLPVETGHSESVYVELGKQDVNVADIKHVLSDAPGVTVQDAPDKQLYPMPAMAQGKDDVFVGRIRKDLDEAAGFHMWIVSDNLIKGAALNTIQIAESLIKLEVVTEK, from the coding sequence ATGTCGAATATACAAGGATATCATCTAGCAATTATGGGTGCTACTGGAGCAGTCGGACAGCAGATTTTAAAAACATTGGAAAATAGAGATTTTCCGATTAAAAAGTTAACATTACTATCTTCTGCTCGATCAGCAGGAACAGTAATCAAATTTAAAGATGAAAAGATTACCGTTCAAGAAGCTGTTCCAGAAGCTTTTGAAGGTGTAGATATTGCATTATTTAGCGCAGGTGGAAGTATCTCAGAAAAATTTGCACCAGAAGCTGTAAAACGTGGAGCAATTGTAGTTGATAACACAAGCGCGTTCAGAATGGATCCTGACGTTCCATTAGTTGTACCGGAAGTAAACGAAACAGCCGTTTTAAAGCATAAAGGAATCATCGCGAATCCAAATTGCTCAACGATACAGATGGTCGCAGCACTTGAACCGATTAGAAAAGAATTCGGCTTGGAGAAAGTAGTTGTATCCACGTACCAAGCAGTATCTGGTGCTGGTGCGGCTGCAATCAATGAGATGAAAGAGCAAGCAGCAGCTATCTTAAATGAACAGGAATTTTCACCACAAATATTACCTGTTGGTGGTGCTGATAAACATTATCAAATTGCCTTTAATGTTATTCCACAAATAGACCAATTTGCTGACAATGGCTATACTTTGGAAGAAATGAAAATGATTAATGAAACAAAGAAAATTATGGAAATGCCTGGATTGAAAGTTGCGGCAACTTGTGTTCGTCTACCAGTTGAAACTGGACATTCGGAGTCGGTTTATGTTGAATTAGGAAAACAAGATGTAAATGTTGCCGATATTAAACATGTTCTATCAGATGCTCCTGGAGTTACAGTGCAAGATGCCCCAGATAAACAACTTTACCCAATGCCAGCCATGGCCCAAGGGAAAGATGATGTCTTTGTTGGTAGAATCCGCAAAGATCTTGATGAGGCAGCTGGTTTTCATATGTGGATAGTTTCCGATAATTTAATTAAAGGTGCGGCGCTAAACACGATTCAAATTGCAGAAAGCTTAATTAAATTAGAAGTTGTAACTGAAAAGTAA
- a CDS encoding dipicolinate synthase subunit B: MSLSGKRIGFGMTGSHCTYDAVLPEMEKLMNLGAEVVPVVTYTLANTDTKFGEGMEWLGKIEKITGKKVIASIVDAEPLGPKEPLDCMVIAPLTGNSMSKFANALTDSPVLMAAKATLRNSRPVVIGISTNDALGLNGINLMKLMAAKNIYFIPFGQDDIHLKPTSMVAQMDLLPETVMAALSNKQYQPVIIERSK; encoded by the coding sequence ATGAGTTTATCTGGAAAAAGGATTGGATTCGGTATGACCGGATCACATTGCACATATGATGCTGTTTTACCCGAGATGGAAAAATTAATGAATCTAGGAGCAGAAGTTGTACCAGTTGTAACATATACATTAGCAAATACCGATACGAAATTTGGTGAAGGGATGGAGTGGTTAGGGAAAATCGAAAAAATAACTGGAAAGAAAGTAATTGCAAGTATCGTTGATGCTGAGCCGCTTGGGCCAAAAGAACCTTTAGATTGTATGGTTATAGCCCCATTAACAGGAAATTCAATGAGTAAGTTTGCTAACGCATTAACGGATTCCCCTGTTTTAATGGCAGCTAAAGCTACATTAAGAAACAGTAGGCCGGTAGTCATAGGTATTTCTACAAATGATGCCCTTGGATTAAATGGCATTAATTTAATGAAATTAATGGCTGCCAAAAATATATATTTCATCCCTTTTGGTCAAGATGATATTCATTTGAAACCAACATCTATGGTCGCACAGATGGATCTCCTACCTGAAACAGTAATGGCAGCTTTATCTAATAAGCAATACCAACCTGTTATCATTGAGCGTTCTAAATAA
- the dpaA gene encoding dipicolinic acid synthetase subunit A gives MLTDMQIAILGGDARQLEIIKKLTELDAQLYLIGFEQLEPSFLGTKKEKIKELDFASMDALILPVPGTSLAGELETIFSSEKVILTEQMLQQTPTHCTIYSGISNSYLNQISNNANRKLVQLFKRDDVAIYNSIPTVEGTIMMAIQNTDFTIHQSKVAVLGLGRVGMTVARTFSLLGAKVKVGARKSEHLARITEMGLEAFYLQDLQEEVADIDVCINTIPYPVLGSGVIAKMPLNALIIDLASKPGGTDFRYAERRGIKALLAPGLPGIVAPKSAGKILANVLSQLLSEDFDNRKGKA, from the coding sequence ATGTTGACGGATATGCAAATAGCTATTTTAGGTGGAGATGCAAGGCAGCTTGAAATCATCAAAAAATTAACAGAGTTAGATGCACAGCTTTATTTAATCGGGTTTGAACAATTAGAACCATCATTTTTAGGAACGAAGAAAGAAAAAATTAAGGAATTAGACTTCGCTTCAATGGATGCCTTGATTCTTCCTGTCCCTGGAACAAGCCTGGCTGGAGAATTGGAAACAATTTTTTCTAGTGAAAAGGTAATACTTACCGAGCAAATGCTTCAACAAACGCCTACGCATTGTACTATTTACTCAGGGATTAGTAATAGTTATTTGAATCAAATTTCCAACAATGCAAATCGAAAATTAGTTCAACTTTTTAAAAGGGACGATGTAGCCATTTATAATTCGATACCGACAGTAGAAGGAACGATTATGATGGCAATTCAAAATACAGATTTTACAATCCATCAATCAAAGGTGGCAGTGCTAGGGCTAGGAAGGGTGGGCATGACAGTAGCCAGGACATTCTCACTCTTAGGTGCAAAAGTAAAGGTAGGGGCACGAAAAAGCGAGCATCTTGCAAGAATAACAGAAATGGGACTTGAAGCTTTCTATTTACAAGATTTACAAGAGGAAGTAGCAGATATTGATGTTTGTATTAATACGATCCCATATCCCGTTTTGGGTTCGGGAGTTATTGCAAAAATGCCTTTGAATGCATTAATTATTGATTTAGCTTCAAAGCCTGGAGGTACAGATTTCCGCTATGCCGAAAGAAGGGGAATAAAAGCGCTACTTGCGCCTGGTTTGCCAGGAATCGTTGCACCAAAATCAGCAGGGAAAATACTTGCAAATGTTTTGTCACAACTGCTTAGCGAAGATTTCGACAACAGGAAGGGGAAAGCGTAA
- a CDS encoding YlmC/YmxH family sporulation protein, translating into MRLSELGGKEIVDYRKAERLGILGQTDLEINSRTGEINHLIIPSGKWLGIRKGTDEIRVPWHFIRTIGSDMIILEVPDRNEENRY; encoded by the coding sequence ATGCGTCTTAGTGAACTGGGAGGAAAAGAAATTGTAGATTATCGAAAAGCAGAAAGGTTAGGAATTCTTGGACAAACGGATTTAGAAATCAATAGTCGCACAGGTGAAATTAATCATTTAATTATCCCTTCTGGGAAATGGTTAGGTATAAGAAAAGGAACGGATGAAATCAGAGTTCCATGGCATTTTATTCGCACAATTGGATCGGACATGATCATATTAGAGGTACCAGATAGAAATGAAGAAAATAGATATTAA
- a CDS encoding M16 family metallopeptidase: MIKKYTCQNGVRIVLEEIPTVRSVAIGIWVGTGSRDEKEENNGISHFLEHMYFKGTETRNAREIAESFDSIGGQVNAFTSKEYTCYYAKVLDNHAPYALEVLADMFFNSTFDSDELEKEKNVVLEEIKMYEDAPDDIIHDLLSKSIYKTHPLGFPILGTEASLQALTSEKLKAYVHDMYTPEDIVISIAGNVKESFLKEIEQYFGSFERGKKPESINIPLFHTNNAVKQKETEQAHLCIGFEGLPIGHDDVYDLIVMNNIFGGSMSSRLFQEVREEKGLAYSVFSYHSSFKDSGLVTIYGGTGSEQMNKLYETIQATLSILKDKGITKKELNNSKEQLKGNLMLSLESTNSRMSRNGKNELLLGKHRTLDQIIEEIDQVTIESVNRITNQIFTDQYSIALISPDTKLPNGLS; the protein is encoded by the coding sequence ATGATAAAGAAATATACATGTCAAAATGGCGTAAGAATTGTACTAGAAGAAATACCAACAGTCCGTTCCGTAGCAATAGGTATTTGGGTAGGAACAGGTTCTCGAGATGAAAAGGAAGAGAATAATGGGATTTCTCATTTTTTGGAGCATATGTACTTTAAAGGAACAGAAACAAGAAATGCTAGAGAAATTGCGGAATCATTTGATTCTATTGGTGGCCAAGTTAATGCGTTTACATCGAAAGAATACACATGTTATTATGCAAAAGTACTTGATAACCATGCCCCTTATGCGTTAGAAGTGTTAGCTGATATGTTTTTTAATTCTACCTTTGATAGCGATGAACTGGAAAAGGAAAAAAATGTAGTGCTTGAAGAAATCAAGATGTACGAAGACGCACCAGATGATATTATCCACGACTTGCTGAGTAAATCTATATATAAAACACATCCACTTGGATTCCCTATTTTGGGTACGGAAGCTAGCTTGCAGGCTTTAACAAGTGAAAAATTAAAAGCGTATGTGCATGATATGTACACTCCAGAAGATATAGTTATTTCCATCGCAGGAAATGTGAAAGAATCGTTTTTAAAAGAAATTGAACAGTATTTTGGTTCATTCGAAAGAGGGAAGAAGCCAGAGTCTATTAACATTCCCTTATTTCATACTAATAATGCTGTTAAACAAAAAGAAACAGAACAAGCCCATTTATGCATTGGCTTTGAAGGATTACCGATTGGTCATGATGATGTATATGATTTAATTGTAATGAATAATATCTTTGGAGGTAGTATGTCTTCCCGTCTATTCCAAGAAGTACGTGAAGAAAAAGGACTAGCCTATTCCGTATTTTCCTACCATTCCTCATTTAAAGATAGTGGTCTTGTGACTATTTATGGGGGAACAGGTTCTGAGCAGATGAACAAATTGTATGAAACAATTCAAGCAACCCTAAGTATATTAAAAGATAAAGGCATTACGAAAAAAGAACTTAATAATAGTAAAGAACAATTAAAAGGCAATCTAATGCTTAGTCTTGAAAGTACAAACAGCAGGATGAGTAGAAATGGAAAAAATGAACTTTTATTAGGTAAACATCGGACGTTAGACCAAATAATTGAAGAGATTGATCAGGTTACAATTGAAAGTGTAAATAGAATTACAAATCAAATATTTACTGATCAATATAGCATTGCTTTAATTAGTCCAGATACCAAACTTCCAAATGGATTAAGCTAA
- a CDS encoding polysaccharide deacetylase family protein, translating to MKYTKNLLGISLVGILFMLAIFNPYINIYLTSLKIDAVYVNGKQSALYNKIKQAAERYYIAPQDARIDKVWKAIPGYNGIKVDVDSSYKIMRKEMRFDERKLVFVQIAPFVHLKDLPPSPIFRGHPDKPMVSLLINVAGGNEYLPEMLAILKENSVQATFFLEGRWVKKNPDLVNLIAENGHELGNHSYSQPNMELLGTSETKSEIEKTNEVIEAITDKKVTWFGPPGGRYRNETIEIVHSLKQYTVMWTIDTIDWNNPSPDKLTQQVMSNVHPGAMILMHPTESTAKALAEIINKLKSHHLRIGTVSKLLDEERIIKLQSSNPDQIYNK from the coding sequence ATGAAATATACAAAAAACTTGCTTGGAATTAGCCTGGTTGGTATCCTATTCATGTTGGCTATCTTTAATCCTTACATTAATATCTATCTTACAAGCTTAAAAATAGATGCAGTGTATGTTAATGGCAAACAAAGTGCATTATATAATAAAATTAAACAAGCTGCAGAAAGATACTATATCGCACCACAAGATGCAAGAATAGATAAGGTTTGGAAGGCTATACCTGGTTATAATGGAATTAAAGTAGATGTGGATTCATCTTATAAAATAATGAGAAAAGAAATGCGGTTTGATGAGAGGAAACTAGTATTTGTACAAATTGCTCCATTTGTCCATTTAAAAGATTTGCCACCATCACCAATCTTTCGCGGACATCCAGATAAACCGATGGTTAGTTTATTAATTAATGTTGCAGGGGGAAATGAATATTTACCTGAAATGCTTGCAATATTAAAAGAAAATAGTGTACAAGCAACTTTTTTCCTTGAAGGTAGATGGGTTAAAAAAAATCCGGATTTGGTAAATTTGATTGCTGAAAATGGTCATGAACTTGGTAATCACTCATATAGCCAGCCAAATATGGAATTGTTGGGAACCTCCGAAACAAAATCTGAAATAGAAAAGACCAATGAAGTGATTGAAGCGATCACAGATAAAAAAGTAACTTGGTTCGGTCCACCAGGTGGTAGATATCGTAATGAAACGATTGAAATAGTGCATTCATTAAAGCAGTATACTGTAATGTGGACAATTGATACAATAGATTGGAACAACCCTTCACCGGATAAGCTAACACAGCAGGTAATGTCGAATGTACATCCGGGAGCGATGATCTTGATGCATCCTACTGAATCTACAGCAAAAGCACTCGCAGAAATAATCAATAAGTTAAAATCGCATCATTTACGGATCGGAACCGTTTCAAAATTACTAGATGAAGAAAGAATTATAAAATTACAAAGCAGTAATCCGGATCAAATATATAACAAATAA